Proteins encoded together in one Ciona intestinalis chromosome 1, KH, whole genome shotgun sequence window:
- the uglcat2l gene encoding galactosylgalactosylxylosylprotein 3-beta-glucuronosyltransferase sqv-8: MVKSTIKLFYTGAVVFVLLIFFIDREILPESVRLLGKGTAEYNDQTIYGITSTYARLTQKADLTRLIYTLMHVPNFHWILIEDSVEKTPLVRRLLQKSGLKYTHLNKKNKKNSHHKSGVKDLLTRNAALAWVRNNVTQGVVYFMDDDNTYDLKLFEEMRTTKVASVWPVGLVGGLVVEGPVRCKNGKVLTWRVTWETNRTIPIDMAGFAINTALLRQHPDVKFVDAFDLESIFLGDLGLTRDKMEAKGNNCREVNVWHTQTAKANLYQEKVAQQLGDEYNPIIET, encoded by the coding sequence ATGGTAAAATCAACAATAAAACTCTTCTATACTGGTGCCGTGGTATTTGttctgttgattttttttatagatcgGGAAATTCTTCCAGAATCCGTCAGATTGTTGGGAAAAGGAACTGCAGAATATAACGATCAAACGATTTACGGAATTACGTCCACGTATGCAAGGCTTACCCAGAAAGCAGATCTCACGAGattaatttatactttaatgCATGTTCCAAACTTTCATTGGATTTTAATTGAAGATTCGGTAGAGAAGACGCCGCTGGTTAGAAGGCTCTTGCAAAAATCAGGACTAAAATATACGCATcttaataaaaagaataaaaagaacAGCCATCACAAAAGTGGGGTGAAAGACTTATTAACAAGAAATGCCGCTTTAGCTTGGGTTAGAAATAACGTTACACAAGGTGTGGTTTACTTTATGGATGATGACAACACCTATGACTTGAAACTGTTTGAAGAAATGAGAACAACTAAAGTGGCTTCTGTATGGCCGGTGGGGCTGGTCGGTGGCTTGGTCGTCGAAGGCCCAGTTCGGTGTAAAAATGGCAAAGTTTTAACGTGGCGTGTAACCTGGGAAACAAACCGAACCATCCCGATTGATATGGCTGGCTTTGCAATCAACACTGCTCTCTTGCGCCAGCATCCGGACGTGAAATTTGTAGACGCGTTTGACCTGGAATCAATATTCTTAGGCGATCTTGGTTTAACAAGAGATAAAATGGAAGCCAAAGGAAATAACTGCAGGGAAGTTAATGTATGGCACACACAAACTGCAAAAGCGAACCTTTATCAAGAAAAAGTCGCCCAACAGCTAGGAGACGAATATAATCCAATTATTGAAACGTGA